Proteins from a genomic interval of Alteromonas macleodii ATCC 27126:
- a CDS encoding mechanosensitive ion channel family protein, giving the protein MDELKQAQALYDTLVEFAVTYSFQIVGAIIIFLLGWWVANKIGHMVENLMVSRNIDITLSRFTGGASKLVVLGIVMIIALGNVGISVTPLIAAVGAVGLGAGLAIQGMLANYAAGFTIIITRPFVVGDTIRVRGVAGVVDQVMLPYTILIDEDNVHIQIPNKLIVGEILHNSAENMLIELEIGVAYSSKVDEVIDVIRKAVETVDGVSEEKSPAIGVDNFGDSSINFGIRVWAPAVRHFEVRYALNQAIFNALQQHDIEIPFPQREVRMLDQ; this is encoded by the coding sequence ATGGATGAGTTAAAACAAGCGCAAGCCCTTTACGACACTCTTGTAGAATTTGCAGTGACCTACAGTTTCCAAATTGTAGGCGCCATCATTATTTTTCTGCTTGGCTGGTGGGTGGCCAATAAAATAGGCCACATGGTTGAAAACCTGATGGTCAGCAGAAATATCGATATTACGCTGAGCCGCTTTACCGGCGGTGCCAGCAAGCTAGTGGTATTGGGTATCGTAATGATTATAGCATTAGGTAATGTGGGCATTAGCGTAACCCCACTTATAGCCGCCGTAGGTGCTGTAGGTTTAGGTGCAGGTTTAGCTATTCAAGGTATGTTGGCCAATTATGCCGCTGGCTTTACCATAATTATTACCCGTCCTTTCGTTGTTGGCGACACTATCCGCGTGCGTGGTGTTGCAGGGGTGGTCGATCAAGTCATGTTGCCCTATACCATTCTTATTGACGAAGACAATGTTCACATCCAAATACCCAACAAACTGATAGTCGGTGAAATCTTGCATAATTCTGCAGAGAACATGTTGATTGAACTTGAAATTGGCGTTGCCTATTCCAGTAAGGTCGATGAGGTAATCGATGTGATTCGCAAGGCTGTTGAAACGGTAGATGGAGTCAGCGAAGAAAAGTCACCCGCCATTGGTGTAGATAATTTTGGCGACAGCAGTATTAACTTTGGTATTCGGGTTTGGGCGCCAGCTGTAAGGCATTTCGAAGTGCGCTATGCACTAAACCAAGCCATTTTCAATGCCCTTCAGCAGCATGATATTGAAATACCATTCCCGCAGCGGGAAGTCAGGATGCTCGACCAATAA
- a CDS encoding MFS transporter: protein MFMMFAMTSDSVGEIIKEVKVAFSVTNAQASLMHSLPMLGIALSGLFLGFLADKLGRKPTIIIGLALFGLACYSFLIANDFVLIVSLMSLSGVAVGIFKTGALALIGDISTSTKQHTATMNGAEAFFGVGAIIGPLIVAYLIHQGVAWQWLYVIAGGVCTLLIIGALLVKYPAYTRDTASGEKEVSIAQSLSLVKNPYALGFSVGAFLYVAAESAIYVWMPSYLVCDATTLKATYDCYTEGFSQTLAIYSVTAFFILRAAGRFVGIWMMSHFNWALVLMVFTGAIVLCFGLGLWGGKQLALFLFPLTGTFMSVIYPTFNSKGISCFPKHQHGSVAGVILFFTAAGAAAGPFIMGLVSDANGGDAKYGFMVATGFAAVLFVGLVYNYIKNPTKERLAEIEASEYAN, encoded by the coding sequence ATGTTTATGATGTTTGCGATGACGTCAGACTCGGTAGGCGAGATAATCAAAGAAGTGAAAGTGGCGTTCTCTGTCACCAATGCTCAAGCAAGCTTAATGCATTCACTCCCCATGTTAGGTATTGCCTTATCGGGTCTTTTCCTAGGTTTTTTGGCTGATAAGTTAGGCCGCAAGCCTACCATTATCATTGGTTTAGCGTTGTTTGGCCTTGCATGCTACAGCTTTTTAATTGCTAACGACTTTGTGTTGATTGTTAGTTTAATGAGCTTATCTGGCGTTGCCGTGGGCATCTTTAAAACAGGTGCGCTGGCGCTCATCGGTGATATTTCAACATCGACCAAACAGCACACAGCTACTATGAATGGGGCAGAAGCCTTCTTTGGCGTTGGCGCAATTATCGGGCCTCTTATTGTCGCTTATCTCATTCATCAAGGCGTTGCATGGCAGTGGCTTTATGTAATCGCCGGTGGTGTTTGTACGCTACTTATAATCGGTGCTTTGCTGGTGAAATACCCCGCTTACACTCGCGATACAGCCTCAGGTGAAAAGGAAGTATCGATAGCGCAGAGCTTAAGTTTAGTGAAAAACCCCTATGCTTTAGGATTTTCAGTAGGCGCGTTTTTATATGTCGCCGCAGAAAGCGCCATTTATGTGTGGATGCCGAGTTATTTAGTGTGCGACGCGACTACGCTTAAAGCGACCTATGATTGTTATACTGAAGGCTTCTCTCAGACCCTTGCAATATACTCGGTAACGGCATTCTTTATCCTTCGTGCTGCAGGGCGTTTCGTAGGCATCTGGATGATGTCTCACTTCAACTGGGCATTGGTTCTCATGGTGTTCACTGGTGCTATTGTACTGTGTTTCGGTCTTGGTCTGTGGGGCGGAAAACAGCTTGCGTTGTTTCTATTCCCGCTAACGGGCACTTTTATGTCAGTAATTTATCCTACCTTTAACTCAAAAGGCATAAGCTGTTTCCCAAAACATCAACACGGAAGCGTAGCCGGAGTAATCTTGTTCTTCACCGCAGCAGGTGCGGCTGCAGGGCCTTTCATCATGGGCCTGGTGAGCGACGCCAACGGTGGCGACGCCAAGTATGGCTTTATGGTAGCCACGGGTTTTGCTGCCGTGCTCTTTGTTGGCTTGGTGTATAACTACATTAAGAACCCTACCAAAGAACGTTTAGCGGAAATTGAGGCAAGCGAATACGCCAACTAA
- a CDS encoding amylosucrase has translation MSYAADSGVCLDRILASTDLSGLSKKDATTFTRRLKEHFPRLFDKYTYVYGHLYDCYFHLQKLVEILRDGLKNRKPALKKLDNERLKNPLWYRDEQQVGMACYVDLMGPTLNDLHDKIPYFKSLGVTYVHLMPLYDAPKGDSDGGYAVSDYRKVNPTLGTVKDLEKLASALQKEGINLVLDFVFNHTSDEHAWAKAALAGEKQFQDYYYLFDDRTIPDQYEHTLREIFPQVRRGSFTFNEQIEKWVWTTFNSFQWDLNYSNPEVFNAITSEMLFLANIGSAALRLDALAFIWKELGTNCENQEKAHVLIQAFNCCLQIVAPAVVFKSEAIVHPDEVLKYIDKDECQLSYNPLLMALLWNSLATRKTRLLTRSMKKSFSISENCTWVNYVRCHDDIGWTFDDAVANELGINAFDHRHFLNQFYTGRFEGSFANGVPFAENPSNGDCRVCGSLASLCGLEGALKSNDSKGIDDAVKRMMLLYGITFSIGGIPLLYSSDEVGKLNDYSYRFDDTKKHDDRWVNRIAVTRADTELALGNTSPANPTETASLRVFNGLRKMIAIRKQNAIFGQSSTQILDADNHHCFAFLRENTQGHKLLVICNFSEHPQTIQRSLLATLKGASSRDLLTDETVEMNASPLLLEPFQQMWLLAD, from the coding sequence ATGAGCTATGCTGCTGACAGTGGTGTATGTTTAGACCGAATCTTGGCATCAACCGATTTATCTGGCCTAAGTAAGAAAGATGCAACAACTTTTACGCGTCGCTTGAAGGAACATTTTCCTCGTCTTTTTGACAAATATACCTACGTTTATGGGCACCTGTATGACTGCTACTTTCATTTACAAAAACTGGTTGAAATATTAAGAGACGGTTTAAAAAACCGTAAACCAGCCCTCAAAAAGCTTGATAATGAAAGGTTAAAAAACCCGCTTTGGTATCGCGATGAACAGCAAGTCGGCATGGCCTGCTATGTTGACCTGATGGGCCCCACTTTGAATGACTTGCATGACAAAATTCCCTACTTTAAGTCTTTAGGCGTTACCTATGTGCACTTAATGCCTTTATACGATGCGCCCAAAGGGGATAGCGATGGAGGATATGCTGTGTCGGATTATCGCAAGGTTAATCCAACGCTAGGCACAGTTAAAGACCTAGAAAAGCTTGCTTCAGCACTTCAGAAAGAGGGAATAAATCTTGTTCTCGACTTTGTGTTCAATCATACCTCTGACGAGCACGCTTGGGCGAAAGCTGCACTGGCAGGTGAGAAGCAGTTTCAAGACTACTACTACCTTTTCGATGACAGAACCATTCCCGATCAGTACGAACATACTTTAAGAGAAATATTTCCCCAGGTAAGAAGAGGTAGCTTTACCTTTAATGAACAGATAGAAAAATGGGTATGGACGACATTTAACAGCTTTCAATGGGATTTAAACTACAGTAATCCTGAGGTGTTTAACGCTATCACGTCTGAAATGTTGTTTCTGGCCAATATAGGTAGCGCTGCACTGCGTTTAGATGCGTTGGCCTTTATTTGGAAAGAGCTTGGTACTAACTGCGAAAATCAGGAAAAGGCCCATGTTCTTATACAAGCGTTCAACTGTTGCTTACAAATTGTAGCGCCTGCCGTGGTCTTTAAGTCAGAAGCCATCGTGCACCCTGACGAAGTACTTAAGTACATCGACAAAGATGAGTGTCAGCTATCCTACAACCCTTTGCTAATGGCACTGCTATGGAATTCGTTAGCCACGCGTAAAACCCGTTTGCTTACGCGCTCAATGAAAAAGAGCTTCTCTATTTCTGAGAACTGCACATGGGTGAACTACGTGCGATGCCACGACGATATCGGATGGACCTTCGACGACGCGGTAGCCAACGAACTGGGTATTAACGCATTCGATCACCGCCATTTTCTTAACCAATTTTATACCGGTCGTTTTGAAGGAAGTTTTGCCAACGGCGTGCCTTTTGCTGAAAACCCTTCTAACGGCGATTGTCGTGTGTGTGGTTCACTGGCCTCTTTATGTGGGCTAGAAGGCGCGCTTAAATCCAACGATTCAAAAGGCATTGATGACGCTGTGAAGCGAATGATGCTGCTTTACGGTATCACCTTTAGCATTGGAGGTATTCCGTTACTTTACTCAAGTGATGAAGTAGGCAAGCTTAATGACTACAGCTATCGATTTGATGACACCAAAAAGCACGACGACAGATGGGTAAACCGAATTGCCGTTACCCGCGCAGATACGGAATTGGCGCTAGGAAACACGTCGCCAGCCAACCCTACAGAGACTGCGAGCCTTCGCGTGTTTAACGGATTGCGCAAAATGATAGCAATTAGAAAGCAGAATGCGATTTTCGGGCAGTCTAGCACCCAAATTTTAGATGCCGATAACCATCATTGCTTTGCTTTTCTTCGGGAAAATACACAGGGTCACAAGCTGCTTGTGATATGTAACTTCAGTGAGCACCCTCAGACCATTCAGCGTAGCCTTTTGGCAACACTAAAGGGCGCATCAAGCCGAGATTTGCTAACTGATGAAACTGTCGAAATGAATGCTTCACCACTATTGCTTGAGCCTTTTCAACAAATGTGGCTTCTTGCTGATTAA
- the folE gene encoding GTP cyclohydrolase I FolE, giving the protein MLAKEAVIVRDALDPSISEPAQRVREALEAKGLETPMVANGLTDEQKRKRIESAMRDVMDTLGLDLTDDSLCDTPTRIAKMYVNEIFGGLDYRKFPKITAIENKMQIDQPVQVSDISLTSTCEHHFVTIDGTATVSYIPKDTVIGLSKINRLVGFFAQRPQVQERLTQQVLVALQTLTNTEDVAVSINATHYCVKARGIRDTNSYTKTSALGGRFLTDNELKREFFR; this is encoded by the coding sequence ATGTTAGCAAAAGAAGCGGTAATTGTGCGCGACGCACTAGACCCCTCTATTTCAGAGCCAGCACAACGTGTACGAGAAGCATTAGAAGCCAAAGGTTTAGAAACACCTATGGTGGCTAATGGTCTTACTGACGAGCAAAAGCGCAAACGAATTGAAAGTGCTATGCGTGACGTAATGGACACGCTTGGCCTTGATCTAACTGACGACAGTTTGTGTGATACGCCCACGCGAATCGCTAAAATGTATGTTAATGAAATCTTCGGTGGATTGGACTACCGCAAATTTCCTAAGATTACTGCCATTGAAAACAAGATGCAGATTGACCAGCCTGTACAGGTATCTGATATAAGCCTGACCAGCACCTGCGAACACCACTTTGTTACTATTGATGGCACGGCAACCGTTTCTTATATTCCAAAAGATACAGTAATCGGCCTTTCAAAGATTAACCGTCTTGTGGGTTTCTTTGCTCAACGTCCACAGGTACAAGAGCGTTTAACTCAACAAGTGTTAGTTGCGTTGCAGACGTTGACCAATACTGAAGACGTAGCGGTGAGCATTAACGCCACGCACTATTGCGTTAAGGCGAGAGGGATCCGTGATACTAATTCATATACGAAAACGTCTGCGCTCGGCGGCCGTTTCCTTACTGATAATGAATTGAAACGAGAGTTCTTTCGGTAG
- the folM gene encoding dihydromonapterin reductase, with protein sequence MNSPVLITGASQRLGLAMANSLLDQGHHVVVTYRTLRPSISMLEDKGATVLQADFSTEAAIDRAIDEIKAISKTYRAVIHNASDWAQEKDNHDKHSLIERMMLVHAVAPYRINLELEKALCDCDVQSDIIHMTDYVQETGSEKHMAYAASKAALHNLTLSFAKKLAPKVKVNSIAPALLMFNEGDDEAYKQKAIGKSLLEIVPGAQEAVKAVNYLFDSDYVTGQTLHLNGGRHLR encoded by the coding sequence TTGAATTCACCTGTGTTAATTACAGGCGCAAGTCAACGATTAGGCTTAGCTATGGCCAATAGTTTACTTGACCAGGGCCACCACGTTGTCGTGACTTATCGAACACTTCGTCCAAGTATTTCAATGCTTGAGGATAAAGGTGCTACAGTCTTACAGGCGGATTTTAGCACTGAGGCGGCTATTGATCGAGCAATTGATGAGATTAAGGCAATCAGTAAAACCTATCGAGCGGTGATCCACAACGCGTCAGATTGGGCGCAAGAAAAAGATAACCATGACAAGCATAGCTTGATTGAACGAATGATGTTGGTCCATGCTGTTGCCCCTTACCGCATAAACTTGGAACTTGAAAAGGCTCTTTGTGATTGCGACGTTCAGTCTGACATTATTCATATGACTGACTACGTTCAAGAAACAGGCAGCGAGAAACACATGGCTTATGCGGCAAGTAAGGCAGCCCTGCACAACCTGACCCTATCATTTGCTAAGAAGCTAGCACCAAAGGTAAAAGTAAATAGCATTGCCCCAGCTTTGCTTATGTTCAATGAGGGTGATGACGAAGCTTATAAGCAAAAAGCGATAGGAAAATCACTGTTAGAGATAGTACCGGGGGCGCAAGAGGCCGTGAAAGCCGTGAACTATTTATTTGATAGTGACTACGTGACAGGGCAAACCCTTCATCTTAACGGTGGGCGGCATTTAAGATAA
- a CDS encoding agmatine deiminase family protein, translating to MQGNRTMAPEWHNIDAVMLAWPHAQTDWAPWLEDARATYLNVIAAVNRNDAGVILLCAPSDVDDLNSRLPENARVLIIPASFNDTWMRDYGFITCKDSEGNGSPVEFRFNGWGNKFNAAEDNLANQRYLASMCKSVLRSSPIVAEGGALEIDEDGHLLSTAQCLLNPERNGDMSLSAYEDAFKDMLGCSKVTILQHGHLEGDDTDGHIDTLVRFTPNKGLVIQACNNRPNDSHFEGLKALCDECALELPEHEQFHLPLPNIVNDEGDRLPASYANYLICNNAILLPVYGEEEDAEAIETVQRAHPNHIVEPIDCSVLVRQYGSLHCISMQVPTNTLKDSIITTLKKGVSLHAPS from the coding sequence ATGCAAGGCAACCGTACTATGGCGCCTGAATGGCATAACATTGATGCTGTTATGTTAGCGTGGCCTCATGCGCAAACCGACTGGGCTCCATGGTTAGAAGACGCGAGAGCGACGTATCTGAACGTGATTGCTGCAGTAAACCGCAACGATGCGGGTGTGATTTTATTATGTGCGCCGAGTGACGTAGACGATCTTAATTCTCGTTTACCAGAGAACGCTCGAGTGCTTATTATTCCGGCCTCATTTAACGACACATGGATGCGCGACTACGGCTTCATCACTTGTAAAGACAGTGAAGGCAATGGCTCGCCGGTAGAATTTCGCTTTAACGGTTGGGGCAATAAGTTTAACGCCGCTGAAGATAATCTGGCGAATCAGCGTTATCTTGCCAGTATGTGTAAATCTGTACTTCGCAGCAGCCCAATTGTGGCAGAAGGTGGCGCGCTGGAAATTGATGAAGACGGACACCTATTAAGTACTGCCCAGTGTTTACTTAACCCTGAGCGTAATGGTGATATGTCGCTAAGCGCTTACGAAGATGCATTTAAAGATATGCTAGGCTGCAGCAAAGTTACTATTTTGCAGCATGGTCATTTAGAAGGCGATGATACTGACGGTCACATCGACACATTAGTGCGTTTCACACCGAACAAAGGCCTAGTTATCCAGGCGTGTAACAACCGTCCTAATGACAGTCACTTTGAAGGGTTGAAAGCGTTGTGCGACGAGTGCGCCCTTGAGCTGCCTGAGCATGAACAGTTTCATCTGCCGCTGCCTAATATTGTAAATGACGAAGGGGATCGCCTGCCGGCATCGTACGCAAATTACTTAATTTGTAACAACGCAATATTATTGCCTGTTTACGGTGAAGAGGAAGACGCAGAAGCCATTGAGACTGTACAAAGAGCACATCCCAATCATATTGTTGAACCAATCGATTGCAGTGTACTCGTAAGACAATACGGCAGCTTGCATTGCATTTCCATGCAGGTTCCCACAAATACATTAAAAGATTCGATTATCACCACCTTAAAGAAAGGAGTGTCATTACATGCGCCCAGCTAA
- a CDS encoding carbon-nitrogen hydrolase, protein MRPAKLKVGLVQQAVADNDKATNWNKSAEQIAKLAAEGCECILLQELHSTLYFCQQEDTDAFDLAEPIPGPATEFFGELAEKHNIVLVTSLFEKRGSGLYHNTAVVFDRSKEIAGKYRKMHIPDDPGFYEKFYFTPGDMGFTPIETSVGKLGVLVCWDQWYPEAARLMAMAGADLLFYPTAIGWDLTDTEEERTRQHGAWETIQRSHAVANSVPVIVANRTGFEASPVEGDPGIQFWGQSFVAGPQGEILAKAEAEGETTLTVELDMERTEKVKRIWPYFRDRRIDAYDELTKRWRD, encoded by the coding sequence ATGCGCCCAGCTAAGCTAAAAGTGGGTCTGGTACAACAGGCCGTTGCCGATAACGATAAAGCAACGAACTGGAATAAAAGTGCCGAGCAAATTGCCAAATTAGCCGCTGAAGGATGCGAGTGTATTTTGCTTCAAGAACTACACAGCACCCTGTATTTTTGCCAGCAAGAAGATACTGACGCCTTTGATTTGGCTGAACCAATTCCTGGACCTGCGACAGAATTTTTTGGTGAACTAGCCGAAAAACACAATATCGTGTTGGTGACATCTTTATTTGAAAAGCGCGGTTCAGGTTTGTATCACAACACCGCAGTCGTGTTCGACCGCAGTAAAGAAATTGCGGGCAAATATCGTAAAATGCATATTCCTGATGACCCAGGCTTTTACGAGAAGTTTTACTTCACACCGGGCGATATGGGCTTCACGCCTATTGAAACCAGCGTAGGTAAACTTGGCGTATTGGTGTGTTGGGACCAGTGGTATCCAGAAGCGGCGCGCCTGATGGCGATGGCAGGTGCGGACTTGTTGTTCTACCCTACCGCAATCGGCTGGGATTTAACTGACACAGAAGAAGAACGTACCCGTCAGCATGGTGCATGGGAAACCATTCAGCGCTCTCACGCTGTGGCAAACTCAGTACCGGTTATAGTGGCAAACCGCACTGGATTTGAAGCGTCACCTGTTGAAGGTGATCCAGGTATTCAGTTCTGGGGACAAAGCTTTGTAGCAGGCCCGCAAGGTGAGATTTTGGCCAAAGCCGAAGCTGAAGGTGAAACCACGCTAACCGTAGAGCTTGATATGGAACGCACCGAGAAAGTGAAGCGCATTTGGCCTTACTTCCGCGATCGCCGCATAGACGCCTACGACGAGCTAACCAAGCGCTGGCGCGACTAA
- the pdeM gene encoding ligase-associated DNA damage response endonuclease PdeM encodes MAITDAWLTEKVSQRHITITKYADYLWLLDARGVAYLPACDWLIVSDLHLEKGSYLRSYANPLPSLDSTATLTRLESIIEDYKPLRVISLGDSFHDKHSMSRMTTEDRQHLCRLVDNVNEWMWVEGNHDPDLPDGIPGTPCFEIVLDNMVFRHEVETSENRAQVIGHYHPKKRTTITRRRYSGKCFTNNENVFVMPAFGQFTGGLDIDEEVMLTLLPKRSRQVFMLYDKVIFKV; translated from the coding sequence TTGGCAATAACTGACGCGTGGCTAACCGAAAAAGTAAGCCAGCGCCACATCACTATCACAAAATATGCAGACTATTTGTGGCTGCTAGATGCGCGCGGTGTGGCGTATTTACCCGCATGCGATTGGCTTATAGTGTCTGATCTGCACTTAGAAAAAGGCAGTTATTTACGCAGTTATGCGAACCCATTGCCGAGTTTAGATTCCACTGCCACGTTAACGCGGTTAGAAAGTATCATCGAAGATTACAAGCCACTGCGAGTAATCAGCTTAGGTGACAGCTTTCACGACAAACACAGCATGTCGCGCATGACCACTGAGGACCGTCAGCACTTATGTAGGCTTGTTGACAATGTGAACGAGTGGATGTGGGTAGAAGGTAATCATGACCCAGATTTACCCGACGGCATACCGGGTACGCCGTGTTTTGAAATAGTGCTAGATAATATGGTATTTAGACACGAAGTAGAAACGAGTGAAAATCGTGCTCAGGTTATTGGCCATTATCATCCCAAAAAGCGCACAACCATTACCCGCCGCCGATACTCAGGCAAATGCTTTACTAACAACGAAAATGTATTTGTGATGCCAGCCTTTGGTCAGTTCACTGGTGGGCTGGATATAGATGAAGAGGTAATGCTAACGCTTCTGCCTAAACGCTCACGACAGGTATTCATGCTCTACGACAAGGTTATATTTAAAGTATGA
- a CDS encoding ligase-associated DNA damage response DEXH box helicase, with amino-acid sequence MTPLPSVFAHWFEQKGWQLRDYQHTMLVEKDQHDCTLLIAPTGAGKTLSGFLPSLVELAETFGMSELAEAFGTSELAEMSENGELVKKTGTSEQAETKAINKQATKGKEKDGFNGLHTLYISPLKALTQDIHRNLLQPIEEMALPITAETRTGDTPSHKRQRQRKKPPNILLTTPESLMLMLSYADADKLFGKLKRVIIDETHSLMANKRGDFLSLALARLSVLSPHCKRIGLSATVAFPETLGAWLAGSDGVANIVKVKAGEKPKVEMLHSKARMPFGGFMARYAIDDIYQAIENAKTTLVFVNTRAQSELLFQMLWEANKAALPIALYHGSLSKEQRRKTEAMMASGMLRAIVCTSALELGIDWGDVDKVIQVGAPKGVSRLLQRIGRANHRLDEPSEALLVPANRFEALECQAAITAIEKGELDGESPQPGALDIIPQFILNCLCSRADSSDTLYQEILTATPYQGLDRDDFAKLWQFTQDGGSALNAYERYQRLTKNGDGTYSPANRRVIQRHRQNIGTIVEAGRLKVKRIRRGNQGKIIGEVEEYFAQQLTPGDTFYFAGEVLRFEAIRDMQLHAKPAKAKEPKIPSYAGGQMPLSTYLAEGVRAILATQKSWRALPAQVQEWLKLQQAFSQLPSPDNVLVEQFPFRHAHYTLYYTFDGRKANQTLGMLLTRRMEKMGIKPLSFSVTDYGLSVASVNAITQGQLQHLFQPDILGDELENWMLQAPMLKRSFRQVAVVSGLTEQRYHASQKTMKQVTFSTDLIYDTLREHDRDHILLKVARADAERELLDLRRLANLLIRYVDSAILVNLEKPSPMAIPIVLDVRSEQVKGAGAQAIIEQANLYAEAETMLDEVRALLSGSSVE; translated from the coding sequence ATGACTCCACTTCCTTCAGTCTTTGCCCATTGGTTTGAACAAAAAGGCTGGCAACTACGCGATTATCAACACACCATGCTTGTGGAGAAAGACCAGCATGACTGTACATTATTGATTGCGCCAACCGGCGCTGGCAAAACCCTGTCGGGCTTTTTGCCTAGCCTAGTCGAACTTGCAGAGACATTTGGTATGAGCGAGCTTGCTGAGGCATTCGGTACGAGTGAACTTGCAGAGATGTCGGAAAATGGGGAGCTTGTTAAGAAGACCGGAACCAGTGAACAAGCCGAAACAAAAGCAATAAACAAACAGGCAACAAAAGGAAAAGAAAAGGATGGGTTCAACGGCCTACATACCCTTTACATATCGCCGCTGAAAGCCCTCACGCAAGATATTCATCGTAATTTGTTACAGCCCATTGAAGAGATGGCGCTGCCTATAACGGCAGAAACACGCACAGGCGATACGCCCTCACACAAGCGCCAGCGTCAACGTAAAAAGCCGCCAAACATCCTGCTTACCACACCAGAATCGCTCATGCTGATGTTGAGCTACGCCGATGCCGACAAGCTTTTTGGCAAGCTTAAACGCGTGATCATCGACGAAACGCACAGTTTAATGGCCAACAAGCGCGGAGACTTTCTTTCACTCGCCCTCGCGCGGTTAAGCGTTCTATCACCGCATTGTAAGCGTATTGGCTTATCAGCCACCGTCGCTTTTCCCGAAACGCTAGGTGCGTGGCTGGCTGGCAGTGACGGTGTAGCTAATATTGTAAAAGTGAAAGCGGGTGAAAAACCTAAGGTGGAAATGCTGCACTCTAAAGCGCGCATGCCTTTTGGCGGCTTTATGGCTCGCTACGCCATCGATGATATTTATCAGGCTATTGAAAACGCCAAAACCACGCTGGTTTTTGTGAATACGCGAGCTCAGTCAGAGCTGTTGTTTCAAATGTTGTGGGAGGCAAACAAGGCTGCGCTGCCCATTGCGCTTTATCACGGCAGCTTAAGCAAAGAACAGCGTCGTAAGACCGAAGCCATGATGGCAAGCGGCATGCTGCGGGCAATTGTATGTACGTCGGCCTTGGAGTTAGGTATTGACTGGGGGGACGTGGATAAGGTTATTCAAGTTGGCGCACCAAAAGGCGTGAGCCGATTACTGCAGCGCATAGGGCGGGCAAACCACAGGCTCGACGAGCCAAGTGAAGCGTTGCTCGTACCGGCAAACCGCTTTGAGGCGCTGGAATGCCAGGCGGCGATCACCGCTATTGAAAAAGGGGAGCTAGACGGGGAAAGTCCACAGCCAGGGGCACTGGACATTATCCCGCAATTCATACTGAACTGCTTGTGTAGTAGGGCCGATAGCTCAGATACCTTGTATCAAGAGATACTTACCGCCACGCCATACCAAGGGCTCGATAGAGATGATTTCGCAAAACTGTGGCAGTTTACTCAAGACGGCGGCAGTGCGCTTAATGCGTATGAGAGATATCAGCGTCTGACGAAAAACGGCGATGGCACTTACTCGCCAGCGAATCGGCGTGTTATTCAACGGCACAGACAAAATATCGGCACTATCGTTGAAGCGGGGCGGCTTAAAGTAAAGCGTATTCGAAGAGGAAATCAGGGCAAGATAATTGGTGAAGTAGAAGAGTATTTCGCTCAGCAGTTAACGCCCGGAGACACCTTCTATTTTGCAGGAGAAGTATTGCGTTTTGAGGCTATTCGCGACATGCAGCTACACGCTAAGCCTGCAAAAGCAAAAGAGCCGAAAATACCAAGCTACGCGGGTGGTCAAATGCCGCTATCTACTTACTTGGCGGAAGGGGTACGGGCAATTTTGGCTACTCAGAAATCATGGAGAGCACTGCCTGCACAGGTACAAGAGTGGCTTAAACTTCAACAGGCGTTTTCTCAATTGCCTAGTCCTGACAACGTGCTTGTAGAACAATTTCCGTTTAGACATGCGCACTATACCTTGTACTACACCTTCGACGGACGCAAAGCGAACCAAACCTTAGGTATGTTGCTAACGCGACGAATGGAAAAAATGGGCATTAAGCCTTTAAGCTTCAGCGTGACCGATTACGGATTATCGGTAGCATCAGTAAACGCCATCACACAAGGGCAGCTGCAGCACCTATTTCAGCCGGATATTTTAGGGGACGAGTTAGAAAACTGGATGTTACAGGCACCTATGCTTAAGCGCTCGTTCAGGCAAGTGGCGGTGGTGAGTGGGCTCACTGAACAGCGCTATCACGCCAGCCAAAAAACCATGAAGCAGGTCACGTTCTCCACGGACCTTATTTACGATACGTTGCGTGAACACGACCGCGACCATATCTTACTTAAAGTAGCTAGGGCCGATGCAGAACGTGAGCTACTTGATTTACGGCGACTCGCTAATTTACTTATTCGCTATGTAGATTCAGCGATATTAGTGAATCTTGAAAAGCCGTCGCCCATGGCCATTCCAATAGTGCTGGATGTGCGTAGTGAACAAGTGAAAGGCGCTGGCGCACAGGCGATCATCGAGCAAGCTAATTTATATGCAGAAGCTGAAACCATGTTAGATGAAGTTCGTGCATTGTTATCGGGCTCATCTGTTGAATAA